The following are from one region of the Salvia hispanica cultivar TCC Black 2014 chromosome 1, UniMelb_Shisp_WGS_1.0, whole genome shotgun sequence genome:
- the LOC125201463 gene encoding importin subunit alpha-9, with the protein MADENSTPHKRGPLKSSVGSAAVQRRRDHVVTVRKERREALMRTKRLCRVGVSSDDADVPVDADMATDEEQSVLEDQTLKSIEELNLAIAYQGKGAMQKRVNALRELRRLLSKSEYPPVEAALKAGAMPTLVQCLSFGSPDEQLLETAWCLTNIAAGKPEETKALLPALPLLIAHMGEKSSLPVAEQCAWALGNVAGEGEELRDVLLSQGALLPLARMMLPDKGSTVRTAAWALSNLIKGHAKAATELIRLDGVLDAILRHLKRGDEELATEVAWVVVYLTALSNVATSMLAKSDLLQILVDRLASSNSLELLIPVLRSLGNLVAGDSYVTDNVLVAGSEITVRVIQVMIKYLSSEHRVLKKESAWALSNVAAGSVEHKKLIHSSGAVSILIRLLSTSPFDIRKEVAYVLGNLCVAPSESGRPVLIVDHLVSLVGGGCLSGFTDLVRSADIEAARLGLQFLELVLRGMPNGEGPKLVEAEDGIEAMERFQFHENEELRSMANQLVDKYFGEDYGLDS; encoded by the exons ATGGCGGATGAGAACTCTACACCGCATAAAAGAGGACCTTTAAAATCATCAG TTGGAAGTGCTGCAGTGCAGAGGAGACGAGATCATGTTGTCACGGTGCGGAAGGAGAGAAGAGAAGCCCTAATGCGGACCAAGCGTTTATGCAGAGTGGGAGTTAGCAGTGACGATGCTGATGTTCCTGTTGATGCCGACATGGCAACCGATGAAGAACAATCAGTGTTGGAGGACCAGACTCTGAAATCCATTGAAGAACTAAACCTTGCCATTGCCTATCA AGGAAAAGGAGCAATGCAAAAGAGGGTTAACGCTCTTCGTGAGCTACGAAGGCTATTGTCAAAATCAGAATATCCTCCAGTTGAAGCTGCCCTCAAGGCTGGAGCTATGCCAACTCTGGTTCAATGCCTTTCATTTGGTTCACCTGATGAACAG TTGCTTGAGACAGCTTGGTGCCTAACAAATATAGCAGCTGGAAAACCAGAAGAAACAAAAGCCTTGTTGCCTGCATTACCTTTACTTATTGCTCATATGGGAG AAAAGAGCTCACTGCCTGTTGCAGAGCAATGTGCCTGGGCATTGGGAAATGTTGCTGGTGAAGGAGAGGAACTGAGAGATGTTCTCCTATCTCAAGGAGCTTTACTGCCTCTTGCAAGGATGATGCTACCAGACAAGGGATCAACTGTGAGAACAGCTGCTTGGGCATTATCAAACTTAATTAAG GGACATGCAAAAGCTGCTACAGAATTAATCAGACTTGATGGAGTTCTTGATGCAATTCTTCGACACTTAAAAAGAGG AGATGAAGAACTGGCGACTGAAGTGGCATGGGTGGTTGTGTACCTCACTGCCCTTTCAAACGTTGCTACCAGTATGCTAGCAAAAAGTGATCTGCTACAAATACTCGTAGATAGACTGGCATCATCAAATAGCTTGGAACTTCTTATCCCG GTGCTAAGGAGTCTGGGTAATCTTGTAGCTGGCGATTCTTATGTCACCGACAATGTCCTTGTCGCTGGCAGTGAAATCACAG TGCGTGTAATTCAAGTGATGATCAAATATTTGAGCAGTGAACACCGTGTCTTGAAAAAG GAATCTGCTTGGGCTCTATCCAACGTGGCTGCTGGTTCTGTCGAGCATAAAAAACTAATACATTCAAGTGGGGCTGTCTCCATACTCATACGCCTTCTCTCAACTTCTCCATTTGACATAAGGAAAGAAGTTGCATATGTCCTTGGTAATTTATGTGTTGCCCCCTCTGAATCTGGACGTCCTGTATTGATTGTTGATCACTTGGTTTCTCTTGTTGGCGGAGGATGCCTAAGTGGTTTCACAGACTTGGTGAGGTCTGCAGATATCGAGGCCGCCAGGCTTGGCCTGCAATTCTTGGAACTG GTTCTGAGGGGAATGCCAAATGGCGAGGGCCCAAAGCTTGTGGAGGCAGAGGACGGGATTGAAGCCATGGAAAGGTTCCAGTTTCATGAAAATGAAGAGCTAAGGAGCATGGCTAATCAGTTAGTCGACAAGTACTTTGGCGAGGATTATGGACTTGATTCTTAG
- the LOC125194637 gene encoding uncharacterized protein LOC125194637 encodes MYPMNPIYSFLHRHFFPNSLFQLKSLIKTNGEAAALLLLRPIPRRLRQIAVSLSHPLPFSGELTAGSSSSVSVYLFLSFHRVLSPDEIADREVSLLHEQSSRSAARVRPWSLGSPVLAAPLPESGGGCRCSSRLLLLLLLLFGRDSRRVTVVRAIAPAASPPPRDKDPWCYWLSNLESYGMPNSRRMGKIRE; translated from the exons ATGTACCCTATG aaccCAATATACTCCTTCCTCCATCGACACTTCTTCCCCAATTCACTTTTCCAATTGAAATCCCTAATCAAAACGAATGGAGAAGCAGCGGCACTTCTTCTCCTCCGCCCAATCCCTCGGCGTCTCCGGCAAATCGCCGTCTCGCTCTCACACCCTTTGCCTTTTTCCGGTGAGCTCACGGCCGGATCGTCTTCTTCCGTCTCCGTCtacctctttctctcttttcatcGAGTCCTCTCGCCCGACGAAATCGCCGACAGAGAAGTGTCGCTCCTCCATGAGCAGTCGTCTCGTTCTGCCGCTCGCGTCCGCCCCTGGTCACTCGGCTCCCCGGTGCTCGCAGCACCGCTGCCGGAGTCCGGCGGAGGCTGTCGCTGCTCCTCAAGGCTCCTGCtactgctgctgctgctgttcGGGCGAGACTCAAGGCGCGTCACCGTCGTTCGTGCTATTGCTCCAGCGGCGTCGCCGCCTCCTCGCGATAAA GATCCTTGGTGTTATTGGTTGTCAAATTTGGAGTCTTATGGGATGCCAAATTCGAGAAGGATGGGGAAGATAAGAGAGTAG
- the LOC125202305 gene encoding uncharacterized protein LOC125202305: MACLFKIFGRMADNADREYLRLPSFCKRFSELHSMDELRLPPEFVAQHGAELPFDCRLVMARGRPWPVRLLRIASGWQFHVGWKEFRIHNRIVDEDLLTFTL; encoded by the exons ATGGCGTGTTTGTTCAAAAT atTTGGCAGGATGGCCGACAACGCTGATAGGGAATACCTTAGACTCCCATCGTTCTGCAAAAGGTTTTCCGAGCTCCATTCTATGGATGAGTTG CGTCTTCCACCTGAATTTGTTGCACAACATGGCGCGGAACTCCCGTTTGATTGCCGACTTGTGATGGCTAGGGGCAGGCCATGGCCCGTGCGCCTCCTTCGGATCGCTAGTGGATGGCAATTCCACGTGGGGTGGAAGGAATTCCGTATCCACAACCGCATCGTGGATGAAGACTTGTTAACATTCACTTTGTGA
- the LOC125202809 gene encoding uncharacterized protein LOC125202809 isoform X1, with the protein MQRTITHQLNQSIRHELPNPSTSSLLLPRKMEPKDGYPPSFDYGESERRGREWHDDCATDEVLRILRGVINPPFGANLSTDDIAVRVKVMKARYLTFKKVTRTNGAYWNMKEKMVEADASTWKVIFQDNTEVIVLSDSVVPDAPIRGIQFHSPADLHEVTSPMSGPSTRVRRKLFDVGGPCFDEESSTIAPARFKQSAKVVLGSPKRSSCASWSPCSISR; encoded by the exons ATGCAACGAACAATCACTCACCAATTAAACCAATCTATTCGACATGAACTTCCGAATCCCTCAACAAGCAGCCTTCTTTTACCAAGGAAAATGGAACCGAAAGATGGATACCCTCCTTCTTTCGACTATGGTGAATCTGAGAGGCGGGGTCGGGAATGGCACGACGATTGCGCAACCGATGAAGTGCTTCGCATTCTCCGTGGAGTGATCAATCCTCCATTTGGCGCGAACCTTTCCACTGATGACATAGCAGTCCGAGTGAAAGTGATGAAGGCCCGGTACTTGACGTTCAAGAAAGTCACCCGGACCAACGGAGCGTATTGGAATATGAAAGAGAAGATGGTGGAGGCCGACGCTTCCACATGGAAGGTGATTTTCCAG GACAACACCGAGGTCATCGTGTTAAGTGATTCGGTGGTTCCCGACGCTCCCATCCGTGGGATACAATTCCATTCACCGGCCGACTTACACGAGGTAACTTCGCCAATGTCGGGCCCATCCACACGAGTTCGTCGAAAACTATTTGATGTGGGTGGTCCATGCTTTGATGAGGAGTCGTCTACCATAGCTCCGGCACGATTTAAACAGTCGGCGAAGGTGGTTTTAGGCTCGCCTAAAAGGTCTTCGTGCGCGTCATGGAGTCCTTGCTCTATTTCACGTTGA
- the LOC125202809 gene encoding uncharacterized protein LOC125202809 isoform X3, which produces MQRTITHQLNQSIRHELPNPSTSSLLLPRKMEPKDGYPPSFDYGESERRGREWHDDCATDEVLRILRGVINPPFGANLSTDDIAVRVKVMKARYLTFKKVTRTNGAYWNMKEKMVEADASTWKNDASAGACYYRDEPEFCFLASLFGLFDIKDNIPHEVITL; this is translated from the exons ATGCAACGAACAATCACTCACCAATTAAACCAATCTATTCGACATGAACTTCCGAATCCCTCAACAAGCAGCCTTCTTTTACCAAGGAAAATGGAACCGAAAGATGGATACCCTCCTTCTTTCGACTATGGTGAATCTGAGAGGCGGGGTCGGGAATGGCACGACGATTGCGCAACCGATGAAGTGCTTCGCATTCTCCGTGGAGTGATCAATCCTCCATTTGGCGCGAACCTTTCCACTGATGACATAGCAGTCCGAGTGAAAGTGATGAAGGCCCGGTACTTGACGTTCAAGAAAGTCACCCGGACCAACGGAGCGTATTGGAATATGAAAGAGAAGATGGTGGAGGCCGACGCTTCCACATGGAAG AATGATGCCTCGGCGGGTGCATGCTACTACCGTGATGAACCCGAATTCTGCTTCCTAGCTAGTTTGTTTGGCTTGTTCGATATCAAAGACAATATCCCTCACGAGGTTATCACCCTATAG
- the LOC125219123 gene encoding beta-1,4-xylosyltransferase IRX9-like, which yields MMMGSQERSRKKNISIWKKAILHFLLCFVMGFFTGFTPTTTTKALQSQRPPLSSPEPLHNNHTSKRARNDQKLVIIVSPTSKRNKLLRNAMLTRLASTLRLVAQPLVWVVVEPKPPDPEVSQILRKTGIMYRHVVSDEDFIDEDAEIDHQRNLALSHIEHHRLSGVVHFTGLSNVYDLSFFQEIRAIEAFGAWPVAKMVANRRKVMMEGRVCDSWKCHFNSIHISSFAFNSSILWDPERWGRRTFPTQDAPQNSLNYVRKEVVEEEITLKDIPTQVLLWELHIPNKL from the exons ATGATGATGGGGTCTCAAGAGagatcaagaaaaaaaaatattagcatATGGAAGAAAGCCATACTCCATTTCCTCCTATGCTTTGTGATGGGATTCTTCACAGGCTTCACTCCCACAACCACCACCAAGGCTTTGCAATCTCAAAGACCGCCCCTCTCCTCGCCCGAGCCCCTACACAACAACCACACTTCCAAAAGGGCAAGAAATGATCAGAAGCTAGTGATCATAGTCTCACCAACTAGCAAGAGGAACAAGCTCCTCCGCAACGCGATGCTTACAAGACTAGCATCCACGTTGAGGCTGGTGGCTCAGCCACTGGTGTGGGTGGTGGTGGAGCCAAAGCCCCCTGATCCCGAGGTTTCTCAGATACTGAGAAAAACCGGGATCATGTACAGGCACGTGGTGTCTGATGAAGATTTTATTGATGAGGATGCGGAGATTGACCACCAGAGGAACCTCGCCCTCAGCCACATAGAGCACCACCGCTTGAGTGGAGTGGTCCATTTCACGGGGCTGTCCAATGTGTATGATCTCAGCTTCTTCCAAGAGATCCGAGCCATCGA GGCGTTTGGAGCATGGCCTGTAGCTAAGATGGTGGCGAATAGGAGGAAGGTGATGATGGAAGGGAGGGTGTGTGATTCATGGAAATGCCATTTCAACAGCATTCATATCTCAAGTTTTGCTTTCAACAGCTCCATTCTGTGGGATCCTGAGAGATGGGGTAGAAGAACTTTTCCTACGCAAGATGCACCACAG AATTCACTCAATTATGTGAGAAAGGAAGTTGTTGAAGAGGAAATCACGTTGAAGGATATTCCAACGCAAGTTCTACTATGGGAACTTCATATTCCAAACAAGCTATAA
- the LOC125202809 gene encoding uncharacterized protein LOC125202809 isoform X2 has product MQRTITHQLNQSIRHELPNPSTSSLLLPRKMEPKDGYPPSFDYGESERRGREWHDDCATDEVLRILRGVINPPFGANLSTDDIAVRVKVMKARYLTFKKVTRTNGAYWNMKEKMVEADASTWKVIFQNDASAGACYYRDEPEFCFLASLFGLFDIKDNIPHEVITL; this is encoded by the exons ATGCAACGAACAATCACTCACCAATTAAACCAATCTATTCGACATGAACTTCCGAATCCCTCAACAAGCAGCCTTCTTTTACCAAGGAAAATGGAACCGAAAGATGGATACCCTCCTTCTTTCGACTATGGTGAATCTGAGAGGCGGGGTCGGGAATGGCACGACGATTGCGCAACCGATGAAGTGCTTCGCATTCTCCGTGGAGTGATCAATCCTCCATTTGGCGCGAACCTTTCCACTGATGACATAGCAGTCCGAGTGAAAGTGATGAAGGCCCGGTACTTGACGTTCAAGAAAGTCACCCGGACCAACGGAGCGTATTGGAATATGAAAGAGAAGATGGTGGAGGCCGACGCTTCCACATGGAAGGTGATTTTCCAG AATGATGCCTCGGCGGGTGCATGCTACTACCGTGATGAACCCGAATTCTGCTTCCTAGCTAGTTTGTTTGGCTTGTTCGATATCAAAGACAATATCCCTCACGAGGTTATCACCCTATAG